The Salmo trutta chromosome 22, fSalTru1.1, whole genome shotgun sequence genome contains the following window.
AGGTATCCCCGTTTCCCTAAGGGACATTTAAATGCTCTCTCTGTCCTTATTCCAACTCCAGTCCATTATGAGGCAGGGCCAATGGGGGCCATGATAGCAGGCTACCTCCCTCTGTTGTTGTCATTCTGTCACTCTCCTCAGCTCAGTTGTTACACTCGTTAGGTATTTTATGTAATGGCAAATATACTGACACgagatctgtctctctctcaggcacTCACTCACAGCACATGCCTGCGAGCAAACCGACACTAACACACGTGCGTGCAGATCAGCATGTAATAACAGGAAGGAGATAAGGTCAGATGGAGCTGCAGGATGTTTCGGTTGGCTGTTTTATACTCTGTCACCTCTGGCGCGCTCTGTGTTTGTCACAGCAGTCCTATACTCTCTAGTCTACATGGATTCATTCTCTGGCCCCAGAGGGTATTAATAAAGCCATATAGGATTATCCTCAACAAAATGCCTGAGTGAAAACATTTTTGCCATAAAGCTCAAGCAAGCCTACAGGAAGATTTTCCACTGCTTTCTAAACTCATAGATGAGGTATCTGTATAATACAGGACAATGGACACCTTGACACTCCTGAAGTTGTCCTAGGCAGCATTAGGCCATCTTCCCTCCATTCAAGCCTCTATCTCAGGTCACTGCTCCTTAACCCAGCTCTCTGTCCGTACGCTGCTCCACGGAGGACAAGGAGAACGACTTCTACTCCAGCGACTCTGACTTTGACGACGAGGAGCCCAAGAAGTTCCACATTCAGATCCGTCCGGTGGGCAGCAGCAGCAACTCTGCTGCTACAGAGATGGAGCTGAAGGCCACCGTGGGGGCACTCACACTGCCCCCCAACAGAGGGGTACAATGGGAAAAgagaagggggaaggagggagtacAGGACCAAAGGGGAGGCATGGATGGGGTGAAATGTGTCACTCATTTTCATGTGGCGGTATCAGACGTCTGATGAAAAAGATAAGCTCAGAAATGCTTATCTGTGTATTATGCCGTGTTGGTTTTTCCTGGTAATTATCTCTCCATGTTGTTGTAAAAACAGCAGGATAGAAGCATGCTTAATTGTTTCGATGCTTCCAGACAGTGTAATTAACGACTCGGCTCTCCTTCTGTTCCAGGTGTCAGTGAAACGTCATCGTTCCAGTAAGTTCCATTAAACTCAGCTTCTGGTTAAAAAAAAGTTggatttctgtctgtctctgtctgtgttgtacgcacacatttgtgtgtatatgtgggcGCGCGAGTGTGTTCTCTGAATCCTTGTCCTGTCCACAGGAAACAGCAGTACTACAGGCCGTtcaaagggggagggagagggcgcCCCCCACAGGGGTAAGTGGAGTTAGCACTCTCTCCACACCACTGGTTTTGCAGCATCAGTACTTTATCAGTTCACCACAATGTATTCTATCACTGTTGAAAGGTCATAAACATCCATTTCATATGGTATTCATGCACAAGGATACTATTACTACCAGTCTGAAGTGATGCTGTGAATGTGATTTACTGTATTGCTTCTGGCGAGGCTTAGCAGTGCGTATCCGTCTAGTAATAAATCCTAGAGGTGGCTGACCTTGGCTGAAAGACGCTGTCTATTTGTCCCACTTCGgtctgtctggaacatggttTATTAGTGGGGGAATAGCAGCCTGTGATGCTACAGTAGGAGGCTATTTGCGGAGGAGATGGAATAAAGCAGGGGAAATGAGCAGACATGATTAACGATGAGTGCCTTGATTAAAACAGAAGCATAAAGGCTGATGCTGCTTAGAGAACTGGTCTAATGGCTGGTATGTATCATTATGGAAGATAATGGGCATTCCCTTATGGCTCTGCCCTCCATAAGCACTCCAGTTAATCACATCTCCCTCTGATTGGGACTGATTGGGGAGCAGTCACGAATTAAACTtcactaagtgtgtgtgtgtgtgtgtgtgtgtgtgtgtgtgtgtgtttttacactttgcagagggagagcaggacgGCCTACGCAATTCCATCTCCAGTCCGGATCACAGCAGGTGAGTGAAAGTCagtctcgtctctcctctcctctctgacgtGCATGGCTGTAGCTGTGAgcagcagggagatggagagatgctgTGGGAGAGGAAGCCAGCCCGAGATCTGATGATAGTGCTGCATCACTCTGTCAAATCCTGACATTATCTCTGGCTATGCTTTTATTGGCTCCTGGTGATGCATAATCTCCTTCTCTCATTCCTTCTCGCTCACCCACCCTCTAGGTTGAGTTCTACTGCGTCAGGCTCAGACAGTCTCTTTGGACCTCCTCTGGAGTCGGCCTTTAAGTCCAAAAGCTTTGCTGGTAGAGATCAGCTACCGAGAGCAGAGAGTGTCTTTGGTGCATCTGAATGTAAATATGGTTAATAtgataatatactaataatatgatATATTATTGATGAAAATTAGGGACAGAAGTTTTTCCCCATCACATAGTCAGTAAAACACCTGTTCCtatgtatgcatgtatgataCATACTGTTTTAGGTAGAATGATTGTCTGCCCTTGTTCTCTCCAGATgctgccttctccactgactcCTCCTCTCCTGAGAATGTAGAGGACTCTGGGCTGGACTCACCTTCCCATCAGCCCCTGGGCCCCTCCCCTGAGACAGCTGGTTGGGCAGCGTGGCCATCGGTAGGTCAGAGTAAAGAACCAGCAGGACTGGGCAGGCCAGCAGACCCCTTCCTTACTGCCTTTAGAGACCCCTCCTCAGGACGCAGCCCCCACTCCCCCCAGGACGACCCAGCCAGTATCTGGGCAGCTGCTCTACggtccccccacccccctccagaCATGGACCTCTCAGCCCTCCGTTTCCCGGTCTTCTCCCAGTCCCTGGTCCCTCCAGAGCTGGACCCGGCTCTGTGGAGCTGTAAACACATCCCTCCTGAAGACCCCTTCCTGGCTGCCTTTGAGAGGACCGTCGTCACCCAGGAGAGGCTGCCCCCCCCTGACGCCTGGGCCCCCCCACCTCCGCGCCCCTCCAGAGACGGGAGGGGGATAGAGGTACGGAGCGACCCCTTTTCCagtgacagtaaaaccctccccACCCCCTCATTTTGCAAGGACATGGACAGGAAACGGGACCGTAGCGTCCCGCCCCCAGAATCACCTGACGACCCATTCGCCATCACTATGATTGGCAGCCCCACCCACCAGTCAGCCCTGGCTGCCGCGACAGGGGTCCTGACCCACAGTGTCAGCAGTAGTAGGCTGACCCCCAACGCCAAATCCCTCCCTTTATCCCAGCCGAAGAAGGAGCTGGTCCACTGGAACTCTGTCCACAACCCCTTCAGTGAGGGGACCTCGGCTGGGTCTCTGGCCCTGGGTGGAGTGGtcaatgagggagggaggaagcaaCGCGAGTCATGCAGTGAAAGCGAGCCACGCAGGAGCGGCCTGCCTCTCACACTGCATTCTGGGCCACAGGAGGACCTGTGCTTCTCTACTGACAAAGACCAGAACTGTCTGGACCTGAATGCTCCACAGCAATCCTGCAACATGGGCTCACACAAAGGTACAAATGTTACACACTACGCTACTGGGCTCAAATGTCTATGCACTAGCTATATTTTgggattgtatttttttatttccccAAATATATTTCACACTATTCAAAACGCCACACAgtcttttagacaacttcctctTGTTTTACAGGTTGTAATATTGGtcatttccctctctccttcctctacaGGTTCAAAGCATAGCTTCAGACAACACAGTGCAGAGCTGCTGGTGGCAGCCCCCCCCAGACCAGCCAGAGCCAAGAGGTCCTCAGGCAGACTGAGTGgctgtgagagagtgagtgtccTCAGGGAGATCACCCTGACTATAGCAGCTCAGGTCTGGTCTCCCTCACAGACCTGTGGCTTTTCCAGCTATAAGTCTGACAAGCAAGGCTAGAACAGTAGTCCTGTTCATTCTTCCAAACATGAATGAAGACTGtagaaaaaaaaagttacaacTAAAATATGTTTCTGATTGAGCTGAGCAGAGAAAATGTTCTGTGAAGAGGGTATGTTCTGAACGATGACATTCTCCACACTGTAACCCTTATATATCCCTGTTGTCTCAGTCCAGGTCAGTGTGCTCATCTCCTCTGCCGGACCCCAGCCCGGACTTCACCTCATCTTCTTCCTCCAGCCCTAGTGAGTGGGGGGCCCAGACCCATGCCACCAGCCCTGCTAGAGGTGGGCAGCTCTCACCCCTCTCACACCTGCACAAAGACCACACACGCCTACACAGTTAGTCTAAACAACAATTTTTATACCAATATTTGAAAGATACCCAATAGCATAAAGCACTTATGAATAAGGACATTGCGCCTTGAACTTGTGTCTTAGACATGGCTATTTTCCCCACAGTGCATCTGTCTCGCGGGCCGAGCCCAATCTCCCTGAGCACCCAGGAGTCCTGGCCTGTGGCTGCAGCCATCACAGAATACATCAACGCTTACTTCAAAGGTGGACAGCACAACCGGTCAGTATACATAAGCCCTCTGTACACCAGATCCAATGTTATTACCTTTTATACACAGACCTGCTGAAGGCGAAGCGTGTGCgcatttctcttctctcttctccagcTGTCTGGTGAAGATCACAGGAGATCTCACCATGTCTTTTCCTGCTGGAATAACTTGTATCTTCACTGCTAACCCAAACGCCCCGGTCCTCAGCTTTCGATTGGTCAACATCTCCCGGGTTGACCACTTTCTGCCCAATCAGAAGCTGCTCTACAGGTAGATGAATATGTGCTATGGGATTGGTTGTGGGGTTACGATATATAGACATATTGCTGAAATGGTAGGATATGTCTCATTCTCCTGAGTGTGTTATTCTCCACAGTGACCCCTCTCAGAGTGACCCAGACACCAGGGACTTCTGGTTCAACATGCAGGCACTGAACCTTTACCTGCAGAGAGAGGCTGAGCTCAACCCCCTGGCCTCCTACTATAACGTGGCCCTACTCAAGTACCAGGTGACTGATGAAGTACAGTGGAACTCTCTTACCTTCTGTCATCTGACCTTTCAAGTATTCTTCAAGATACACATTTTCTCCTGTCTTCCAAATGACAGCATTGTCCTAACATCAACAGCCTCTCCCAACTCTGTTCTTCTTTTCtcattccttccttccctcccttctcagGTGTCGTCCCAGGACCCTGGTCGTGCTCCCCTCCTGTTGTCAGCAGAGTGCCAGCGGAGTGGCACAGTGACACGTGTGTCCCTGGACTATCACTGCTGCCCGGCCACCGCCCCCTCCACCCAGCTCACTGCTGTGCAGGTGCTGCTACCACTCGACCACACCGCCACAGACCTGCAGTGCCACCCCCCCGCATCCTGGTGAGCAGGGGGAGGTGGGAATGGAAGGAGGGATgaaaggatagagggaaggatgAATGGGTGGGGAGTGGGAGGAGATATGGAAGGGAGGCAGAGAGATGGCGGGTGAATAAATGGGGAGAACAGGAGAATGGGCGGATGGTAGAAGGTCAAGGGAGAGGGTGTGGATACtttagactgggagagagagggaggatagtgGACTGGGTGGGCCTCACTGACCCTTTGTCTGCCTTCACAGGAATACTAAGGAACGACGGCTACTGTGGAAGCTACCCAACCTCTCCCCCACCAACCAAAGCAAAGGTTACTGACCTGTCAACAGTACACCCACACCCACCTCATTTAATGGCCACATATCGGTCATATTCTAGCTATAGAAATGATAGATAAGGAAATATAAATGCAGTATAATGTACATTTTTACAAGTCTAGTCTTTGACAACATAATTGCATTGAGTGCTATTTTAATATGCAGCCTCTGAAGGTATCAATCTTAAATATCAAGATTAGCATATGAAAGCTGAGCCCGTGAGTGGGAGATGGGTAACACTGCTATTTATAGGCCTTACAAATAGAGGGAAGTTTGGGGAATATTAAAGCCTGGACATCATAGTTTATAGGCAGTGATCAGAATCTCGGAAAGGTTACAATAACTCCTTTACTGGTCATCCGATCCAAATACCTTTTTCTCCCTCcttggtacagtgccttcagaaagtatttataccccttgatttattccactttgctgtgttacagcctgaattctaaatgtattacatacattttttcctcacccatctacacataatacctcataataaaaaaagaatgaaaacatgtttagacattttagcacgTTTACATAATGCTGCATTTAGACGAGGGACCCAAAAAACATCATGCCAGTTAGCATAGCGGGACAAGAAAGCAAGAAAGACCAACGGTATGCGCTGCTATGGTGATTTCAGCATAGAATCAACAGCTGGTGCAAATCAACATCCGGTAGAAAACAACACAACGGCCCACTGCAAAAGTTGAAATATTTTAACTGGGGTGGCAAGTCCTGTCTACCGTGGAAGCTGACGGCAtcgggtatgtctgtatcagctttgcacatctggatttggtgattttctcccattcttccttgcagattttctcaagctctgctAAATTAGATGGGGAGTGGCGGAACAGCAACCTTCACGTCTTTCCAcatattttcaatgggattcaagtctgggctttggctgggccactcaaggactttcacattcttgttctggaGCCTttccagcgttgctttggctgtatgcttgggttcattgtcctgttggaaagtaaatcttcacccccagtctaaggtcgtttgcactTTGAAGCAGGTACTCGTCAAGGATTTGCCTgcatttggctccattcattgttccctctttCCTTACCAGTCTTCCAGTCCCttctgctgaaaagcatccccatgctgccaccaccatgcttcagggtagggatggtgttagatgggtgatgagtctggttttctccagacatggtgctttgcattcaggccaaagttcaATTTTTTTCTCACCAGACCACAGAATCATTTGCTTTATGCTTGAAGTCTTTCAcatgcctttttctcaggagtggcttccttctggcctctctcataaagcccagattggtgaagtgctgtagagactgttgtccttctggcaggttctcccatctcagccaaggaactctagTTCTGTCTgagtggtcacctccctgaccaaggtccttcttgtcCGGTTGCTCAGTTTGTTCAGACAGCAGCTCAAgacagagtctgggtagttccatttCCCAATGATGAAAGTTTCCAAGACCactcaacactctagaaattgttaTAATTGTCACAATTATATATCGGCGATCTACGGACAGCTCTGACAAACTGTCAACTTAGGACATTATATAGGCACGTGtatttctaaatcatgtccaaacaattgaattgaccacaggtggactcaaatcgaGTTATAacaacatcaaggatgatcaaaggaaattggatgcacctgagctcaatttggagtgtcatagcaaagtggtgtgaatacttatgtaaattaggtattgcattttcaataaatttgctaccatttctaaaaacatgttttcacattgtagatgggtgagaaatattgaatacatttttaattcaggctataacataagtcaatgggtatgaatactttctgaaggcactcatTGCAATCATTTCAGTGGCCAGTCTGGCCACCAATCTACCTGACGATAGCAGATTGTACTGTCCGATTGCCACAAGTCAGTGTGATTAACTTGCTCCTGTTAGTGGAGGGGAACTGAAGAATGTGTCACTTGTTGGTTGTTCCAGGCTCTGGCACTCTGTGTGCTAGCTGGCAGTGCCTAGAGGTTCCTCGCGGCCCTCCCCCCAGCCTGGCAGTCCAGTTTGTGGGATCGGGTGCCTCCCTTTCGGGCATGGACGTGGAGCTGGTGGGCAACCGTTACCGCATGTCCCTGGTAAAGAAGAGATTTGCAACAGGTAGAGTAACATGTTACTAGGCCTGGCCAATAAGATACAGTATGTGGGGCCTGGAGTTTCACAAGGTAGTATGACATGAACATTTAGGAACTTCACACATTTGTCTCCTTGGCAGGGAAGTACATGGCAGGCTGCACCTTGTGAGGAGAAGTAGGAAAGCCCAGGTCACCGTTGGGAGTTCCTGGAGTACACATTGCACTTTTAGGCCTCTGGGCCATACCGACCTAGACGCCCAAGAGGGAGAGAACAGACTGACCAGGATGGTTTTGACGTTGGGACCACACATCATGCTCACTCTTTTTCCCCCAAACTTGTCGTGTATGGTGTCCTGACCGCTAAGGACCAAACTCATTTTGGGACCTAGACTTTATTTTTGTATCTTTCAGCCCTGCGTCGTACACATAATCCTTTTCTCTTTGTACTGAATCCTGTTCTGTTTGCATTGTGTGCCTTTATCAGCAGTTTGAAAACTGGATGTAAGAAGTTGGTTTTATTGAAGAGAAATTGTTTATGAATAAacatactacttgtcaaacagAATTGCCATGGAATATTTTGGAAGAAAATGCGTGTCTAGACTGAGGGCTCTGTATCGCTAAAGGGTTACAGATTGTGATAGAAAGgtcatttccaattgagccgacaGCTGCACCGGTTACCGTGAATGCAGCTAACGCGGAACATTGAAATTTAAAAGGCAATCACACAATACTCATTTTATAGAGCACTTAATCATTGAGTAGTTAGTTAATTTGCCAGGACACAAATGCTTGTGAAGCTATTGTTTTTCCAAAAGATGTTTCATTTGACATTTAA
Protein-coding sequences here:
- the LOC115158323 gene encoding F-BAR domain only protein 1 isoform X2, giving the protein MEYKVISAMGDKNAGFDLLYHNMKHGQIATKELAEFVRERAAIEETYSKSMSKMAKMASNGSPLGTFAPMWDVFRVSSDKLALCHLELMRKMNDLIRDINKYGDEQVKVHRKTKEEQVGTLEAVQAVQVQNGHLQKSREGYHSKCIELDRLRKEGAPQKELEKAELKSKKAGELFAVCIEKYNRVGGDFEQKMSESAQKFQDIEEAHLRQMKQLIKGYSHSIEDTHVQVGQVHEEFKQNVENIGIDNLIQRFAEQKGTGKDRPALVGFEEYMTASVPEGSKKSRGKAFRIPGLGKRDKEPDSTDSAVTETPNSPLDVDEEGFVIRADVNQNGCSTEDKENDFYSSDSDFDDEEPKKFHIQIRPVGSSSNSAATEMELKATVGALTLPPNRGVSVKRHRSRNSSTTGRSKGEGEGAPHREGEQDGLRNSISSPDHSRLSSTASGSDSLFGPPLESAFKSKSFAGRDQLPRAESVFGASEYAAFSTDSSSPENVEDSGLDSPSHQPLGPSPETAGWAAWPSVGQSKEPAGLGRPADPFLTAFRDPSSGRSPHSPQDDPASIWAAALRSPHPPPDMDLSALRFPVFSQSLVPPELDPALWSCKHIPPEDPFLAAFERTVVTQERLPPPDAWAPPPPRPSRDGRGIEVRSDPFSSDSKTLPTPSFCKDMDRKRDRSVPPPESPDDPFAITMIGSPTHQSALAAATGVLTHSVSSSRLTPNAKSLPLSQPKKELVHWNSVHNPFSEGTSAGSLALGGVVNEGGRKQRESCSESEPRRSGLPLTLHSGPQEDLCFSTDKDQNCLDLNAPQQSCNMGSHKGSKHSFRQHSAELLVAAPPRPARAKRSSGRLSGCERSRSVCSSPLPDPSPDFTSSSSSSPSEWGAQTHATSPARVHLSRGPSPISLSTQESWPVAAAITEYINAYFKGGQHNRCLVKITGDLTMSFPAGITCIFTANPNAPVLSFRLVNISRVDHFLPNQKLLYSDPSQSDPDTRDFWFNMQALNLYLQREAELNPLASYYNVALLKYQVTDEVSSQDPGRAPLLLSAECQRSGTVTRVSLDYHCCPATAPSTQLTAVQVLLPLDHTATDLQCHPPASWNTKERRLLWKLPNLSPTNQSKGSGTLCASWQCLEVPRGPPPSLAVQFVGSGASLSGMDVELVGNRYRMSLVKKRFATGKYMAGCTL
- the LOC115158323 gene encoding F-BAR domain only protein 1 isoform X3, producing MAFFKNNFWGDKNAGFDLLYHNMKHGQIATKELAEFVRERAAIEETYSKSMSKMAKMASNGSPLGTFAPMWDVFRVSSDKLALCHLELMRKMNDLIRDINKYGDEQVKVHRKTKEEQVGTLEAVQAVQVQNGHLQKSREGYHSKCIELDRLRKEGAPQKELEKAELKSKKAGELFAVCIEKYNRVGGDFEQKMSESAQKFQDIEEAHLRQMKQLIKGYSHSIEDTHVQVGQVHEEFKQNVENIGIDNLIQRFAEQKGTGKDRPALVGFEEYMTASVPEGSKKSRGKAFRIPGLGKRDKEPDSTDSAVTETPNSPLDVDEEGFVIRADVNQNGCSTEDKENDFYSSDSDFDDEEPKKFHIQIRPVGSSSNSAATEMELKATVGALTLPPNRGVSVKRHRSRNSSTTGRSKGEGEGAPHREGEQDGLRNSISSPDHSRLSSTASGSDSLFGPPLESAFKSKSFAGRDQLPRAESVFGASEYAAFSTDSSSPENVEDSGLDSPSHQPLGPSPETAGWAAWPSVGQSKEPAGLGRPADPFLTAFRDPSSGRSPHSPQDDPASIWAAALRSPHPPPDMDLSALRFPVFSQSLVPPELDPALWSCKHIPPEDPFLAAFERTVVTQERLPPPDAWAPPPPRPSRDGRGIEVRSDPFSSDSKTLPTPSFCKDMDRKRDRSVPPPESPDDPFAITMIGSPTHQSALAAATGVLTHSVSSSRLTPNAKSLPLSQPKKELVHWNSVHNPFSEGTSAGSLALGGVVNEGGRKQRESCSESEPRRSGLPLTLHSGPQEDLCFSTDKDQNCLDLNAPQQSCNMGSHKGSKHSFRQHSAELLVAAPPRPARAKRSSGRLSGCERSRSVCSSPLPDPSPDFTSSSSSSPSEWGAQTHATSPARVHLSRGPSPISLSTQESWPVAAAITEYINAYFKGGQHNRCLVKITGDLTMSFPAGITCIFTANPNAPVLSFRLVNISRVDHFLPNQKLLYSDPSQSDPDTRDFWFNMQALNLYLQREAELNPLASYYNVALLKYQVSSQDPGRAPLLLSAECQRSGTVTRVSLDYHCCPATAPSTQLTAVQVLLPLDHTATDLQCHPPASWNTKERRLLWKLPNLSPTNQSKGSGTLCASWQCLEVPRGPPPSLAVQFVGSGASLSGMDVELVGNRYRMSLVKKRFATGKYMAGCTL
- the LOC115158323 gene encoding F-BAR domain only protein 1 isoform X1 codes for the protein MAFFKNNFWGDKNAGFDLLYHNMKHGQIATKELAEFVRERAAIEETYSKSMSKMAKMASNGSPLGTFAPMWDVFRVSSDKLALCHLELMRKMNDLIRDINKYGDEQVKVHRKTKEEQVGTLEAVQAVQVQNGHLQKSREGYHSKCIELDRLRKEGAPQKELEKAELKSKKAGELFAVCIEKYNRVGGDFEQKMSESAQKFQDIEEAHLRQMKQLIKGYSHSIEDTHVQVGQVHEEFKQNVENIGIDNLIQRFAEQKGTGKDRPALVGFEEYMTASVPEGSKKSRGKAFRIPGLGKRDKEPDSTDSAVTETPNSPLDVDEEGFVIRADVNQNGCSTEDKENDFYSSDSDFDDEEPKKFHIQIRPVGSSSNSAATEMELKATVGALTLPPNRGVSVKRHRSRNSSTTGRSKGEGEGAPHREGEQDGLRNSISSPDHSRLSSTASGSDSLFGPPLESAFKSKSFAGRDQLPRAESVFGASEYAAFSTDSSSPENVEDSGLDSPSHQPLGPSPETAGWAAWPSVGQSKEPAGLGRPADPFLTAFRDPSSGRSPHSPQDDPASIWAAALRSPHPPPDMDLSALRFPVFSQSLVPPELDPALWSCKHIPPEDPFLAAFERTVVTQERLPPPDAWAPPPPRPSRDGRGIEVRSDPFSSDSKTLPTPSFCKDMDRKRDRSVPPPESPDDPFAITMIGSPTHQSALAAATGVLTHSVSSSRLTPNAKSLPLSQPKKELVHWNSVHNPFSEGTSAGSLALGGVVNEGGRKQRESCSESEPRRSGLPLTLHSGPQEDLCFSTDKDQNCLDLNAPQQSCNMGSHKGSKHSFRQHSAELLVAAPPRPARAKRSSGRLSGCERSRSVCSSPLPDPSPDFTSSSSSSPSEWGAQTHATSPARVHLSRGPSPISLSTQESWPVAAAITEYINAYFKGGQHNRCLVKITGDLTMSFPAGITCIFTANPNAPVLSFRLVNISRVDHFLPNQKLLYSDPSQSDPDTRDFWFNMQALNLYLQREAELNPLASYYNVALLKYQVTDEVSSQDPGRAPLLLSAECQRSGTVTRVSLDYHCCPATAPSTQLTAVQVLLPLDHTATDLQCHPPASWNTKERRLLWKLPNLSPTNQSKGSGTLCASWQCLEVPRGPPPSLAVQFVGSGASLSGMDVELVGNRYRMSLVKKRFATGKYMAGCTL